The region TCCGCCATTCGCGCCATTGCCCGAGAGGACCACGTTTTCGTATGCTCCCGCTCGATGACCACCACCAAAGAAGCGCGTTCGCCGGCCTGGTATCCGGCCTGGGCCCAGGAGCTCGGGCAGGTCTACAGCGCGGGCACCACCTCCACCTTCCTCCTGCACGGTAACGTGGACGACCTGGTCCGCGTTGCCGCCGGACAACCCGTCGAATACCTCGCGCTCTCGGAGTTCTTGGCCTCCCAGGTCTTCGGCGCGTTCGACGTGGTCCTGCACTACGATCTGACGCGCCCCCCTCGGGCGCTCGCCGGGCGGGACCGCGAGCGGCTGCAGGAGATGAACGCGCACGTCGACCGCTACCTCGGGAAGCTGCAGGAACTCCCGCGCGACCCGACCCAGGTGCTGGCGCTCCTCAACCGCTACCTCGAGCTGATGCTGGTCGGAAAGTCCGACGAGCAGCGCCCCAAGGTCGCCGTGGTGCTCGAGTACGCGCAGCTGCTCCTGCCGAGCACGCAGGCCTCGCAGACCTCGGGCCAGCTCGCGGCGAACCTGGCGACGGTGCTCAACTGGGCCAAGAACCCCTACATCAAGCGCGTCAACTTCGCCTTCTGCCTCGTAAGCGAGAAGCTCTCGGACCTCCACGAGGCCCTCGTGCGAAACCCGCACACCGAGCGGATCGAGCTCCCCTACCCCGACGAGGCGGCGCGGCTCGCGTTCATCGACTGGATGCGCGCGGGGCGCCCGGCCGCGGAGCTCTCCGACGTGGCCCCCGAGCTGCTCGCCAAGCTCACGGCGGGGCTGACGCTGGTGAACCTCCAAGGGCTCCTGCACGGGGCCCTCCGCCACCAGCGCCCGATCTCGCTCGCGCAGCTCAAGCAATTCAAGAAGGAGATGATCGAAGGCACCTGCCAGGGGATGGTGGAGTTCGTCGAGCCCAAGCACACGCTCGAGATGGTCGTCGGGCACGGCGCCGCCAAGCAGCGCCTCGAGGAGGACGCGGCCCTCATCCGCGACAACCACCTGGAAGCCGCCCCGATGGGCTACCTCCTCTGCGGCCCGGTCGGGACCGGCAAGTCGTTCCTGGCCGAATGCTACGCGGGGTCGATCGGCATCCCCTGCCTGAAGCTGCTCAACTTCCGCTCCAAGTACGTGGGCGAGACCGAGGGGAACCTCGAGAAGATCCTGAAGATGCTGCGGGCCATGGGCCCGGTGGTGGTCATGATCGACGAGGCCGACGCGGCGCTCGGGGACCGTCAGCAAGAGGGGGACTCGGGGACCAGCGGGCGCGTCTTCGCCCAGATCGCCTCGCAGATGGGGGACACGGCCTACCGCGGCCGCATCATCTGGTTCCTGATGACCTGCCGTCCGGACCTTCTGCCCATCGACATCAAGCGCCAGGGGCGGGCCGAGGTGCATCTGGCCCTCTTCTACCCCGAGACGCCCGACGAGATCCGGCAGATGTTCGTCATCCTGGGCCGGAAGCTCCGGCTGC is a window of Deltaproteobacteria bacterium DNA encoding:
- a CDS encoding ATP-binding protein yields the protein MTTTKEARSPAWYPAWAQELGQVYSAGTTSTFLLHGNVDDLVRVAAGQPVEYLALSEFLASQVFGAFDVVLHYDLTRPPRALAGRDRERLQEMNAHVDRYLGKLQELPRDPTQVLALLNRYLELMLVGKSDEQRPKVAVVLEYAQLLLPSTQASQTSGQLAANLATVLNWAKNPYIKRVNFAFCLVSEKLSDLHEALVRNPHTERIELPYPDEAARLAFIDWMRAGRPAAELSDVAPELLAKLTAGLTLVNLQGLLHGALRHQRPISLAQLKQFKKEMIEGTCQGMVEFVEPKHTLEMVVGHGAAKQRLEEDAALIRDNHLEAAPMGYLLCGPVGTGKSFLAECYAGSIGIPCLKLLNFRSKYVGETEGNLEKILKMLRAMGPVVVMIDEADAALGDRQQEGDSGTSGRVFAQIASQMGDTAYRGRIIWFLMTCRPDLLPIDIKRQGRAEVHLALFYPETPDEIRQMFVILGRKLRLPIRVEDVPTVGDLKLSGADIEGIVNRARRLMLMEKTETVTAAQLRRVIDDFIPSAEDAEKRMQELGAVLECTELPMLPERYQTQVRTAAGKATLLRQFEELRLQVEGR